The Montipora foliosa isolate CH-2021 chromosome 1, ASM3666993v2, whole genome shotgun sequence genome has a window encoding:
- the LOC137976429 gene encoding interferon-inducible GTPase 5-like, producing the protein MIDPLDWELIYGDEVREYVEQDGVSHISDFLRSKLDKWTEVEVNIAVTGDSGTGKSSFINAIRGLKDDDEKAAQVGVTETTTVPTVYEHPTNPNISLWDLPGIGTPNYPDLESYIRRVQLEKYDAFLIFTATRFTKYDLQLVKKVRSIGKKFFLICAKIDENVRAQQRKREFSEDATLEKIRRHSLESLVDLDSDEDHDIFLISNHYPNRWDFDRLTQAILDALPVFQQESLALSLNNLTSKMLKRKADVLRRRIWMVASASAAAALVPIPGLSVAVDIGLITEEISFYRSQLGLPIEGSDEFARLTVSNQEKIRKVCLTTTTQVAAYLAAFASQSALEEFSRYIPIVGFGIASSMSFATTYYGLQHCLKQVEESALSVLNGAFEEALEDR; encoded by the exons ATGATTGATCCTCTCGACTGGGAGTTAATATATGGTGACGAAGTAAGAGAATACGTCGAACAAGACGGTGTTTCACATATTTCCGACTTTCTCCGAAGTAAATTGGATAAATGGACTGAAGTTGAAGTGAACATCGCTGTAACTGGTGACTCCGGGACAGGAAAATCCAGTTTTATCAACGCCATACGAGG ACTCAAAGACGATGACGAGAAGGCAGCCCAAGTTGGTGTTACGGAGACAACTACAGTACCTACTGTATATGAGCATCCGACCAATCCAAACATATCGTTGTGGGATTTACCAGGAATAGGCACTCCAAACTACCCTGACCTGGAAAGCTACATCCGGAGAGTACAACTGGAGAAGTATGATGCGTTTCTCATCTTCACAGCCACTCGATTTACCAAGTATGACTTGCAACTGGTGAAGAAAGTGAGGTCGATTGGTAAGAAGTTTTTCCTGATTTGCGcaaaaattgatgaaaatgTTCGAGCCCAGCAGAGAAAGCGGGAGTTCAGTGAAGATGCCACGTTGGAGAAAATTCGCCGCCACAGTTTAGAAAGTCTGGTAGACCTAGATAGCGATGAAGACCACGACATATTTTTGATAAGCAATCATTATCCCAACAGATGGGACTTCGATCGACTGACCCAGGCCATTCTCGATGCGTTGCCGGTATTTCAGCAAGAGAGTCTTGCATTATCACTAAACAATCTAACgtccaaaatgttgaaaaggaAAGCCGATGTCCTCAGAAGGCGTATCTGGATGGTTGCATCGGCATCAGCAGCGGCCGCTCTTGTTCCGATTCCTGGCCTGTCAGTGGCAGTTGATATCGGACTCATTACAGAGGAGATAAGTTTTTACCGATCGCAGCTGGGTCTTCCTATAGAAGGGTCAGATGAATTTGCAAGGCTTACAGTTAGCAACCAGGAGAAAATCCGAAAGGTGTGCCTGACCACGACCACCCAAGTGGCTGCATATCTGGCAGCCTTTGCTTCACAGTCAGCTCTTGAAGAATTCAGTCGATATATCCCAATCGTTGGTTTTGGCATAGCCAGTAGCATGTCGTTTGCCACAACTTATTACGGCCTTCAGCATTGTTTGAAGCAAGTTGAAGAGTCGGCACTTTCGGTCTTAAACGGAGCTTTCGAAGAGGCACTCGAAGATCGTTAA
- the LOC137994582 gene encoding transmembrane protein 64-like, translating into MVFKFGQKCSEQIQTQAERCLGESTKIDQVVIKKQPRCYHISYTALIFLIIGLVLVILCRRFVKDLLEWLQNLDEWARVLLFVIMFTVVSFPVTWGYILLNVAAGYLYGFLLGYFVVIVSVLCGLWTAFIVCRRYLRDFVRSKLESDNLKAIMRVVEGKRGFKVIALTRLTPVPFGLQNGLFAVTNVSTPKYVISSTVGLLPTQALNAYMGSTFRSLEDIVQDQSGGYIILFVQFIISVLLMAYVIRRARKELNKTCDEVEEGIEENGHVQTAMHEEFKLSRVKNFVRDFDIEAQSQGKSLIESKVKKGHQRSKSASAILIAITDMTSKAPQTP; encoded by the exons ATGGTATTTAAATTCGGCCAAAAATGCTCAGAACAGATTCAAACACAAGCGGAGCGGTGTCTCGGCGAGTCGACCAAAATCGACCAGGTCGTTATCAAGAAGCAACCAAGATGTTATCACATCTCATACACAGCACTCATATTCCTTATCATTGGATTAGTTTTGGTCATTTTGTGTCGCCGATTTGTTAAAGACCTTTTGGAATGGCTACAGAATCTCGATGAATGGGCACGAGTGCTACTGTTTGTAATCATGTTTACAGTCGTCTCTTTCCCAGTAACATGGGGATACATTTTGTTAAACGTTGCTGCGGGTTACTTGTACGGTTTCTTGCTTGGATATTTTGTGGTCATAGTATCCGTTTTGTGTGGTTTATGGACCGCTTTCATCGTTTGTAGGCGCTACCTACGAGACTTCGTGCGCTCAAAACTCGAATCTGACAACCTTAAAGCCATCATGCGTGTGGTAGAAGGAAAACGTGGTTTCAAGGTAATCGCTCTCACAAGACTCACTCCTGTACCCTTTGGATTACAAAATGGACTCTTTGCG gTAACTAATGTCAGCACACCAAAATATGTAATTTCTTCTACTGTTGGACTTTTGCCTACTCAAGCCTTAAATGCTTACATGGGATCCACATTTCGTTCTTTAGAGGACATTGTACAAGATCAGTCTGGAGGTTACATTATTCTCTTTGTTCAGTTTATTATCAGTGTGTTATTGATGGCTTATGTAATACGCCGCGCAAGAAAAGAGCTCAACAAGACCTGTGACGAAGTGGAGGAGGGCATTGAAGAAAACGGTCATGTACAGACAGCAATGCATGAAGAATTTAAACTTTCTAGAGTAAAGAACTTTGTACGTGATTTTGACATAGAAGCCCAGTCACAAGGAAAAAGTTTAATAGAGAGTAAAGTAAAAAAAGGACATCAACGATCCAAATCTGCATCTGCTATTTTAATTGCTATAACTGACATGACTAGCAAAGCTCCCCAAACTCCTTAA